A window of the Brumimicrobium sp. genome harbors these coding sequences:
- the gldN gene encoding gliding motility protein GldN has protein sequence MKKILFYSILILALNVNAQEINGGPINSRTETGVINGVYLKANIPTKRLIPYQSVREADVIWSKRIWRAIDLREKINRPLYYPLDEFSNPDPITGEVDWVRNENRWSLWTIMRQHILAGDLTVYSDYNPVRTSVRDGDQFKYPILPEPGKNYKTDSIYRYNLLFYLAKLGPIPIDALQDQYGEDSLDVNGVPVYPPRDTLWFTSSDIVQYRLKEDWFFDKQRSVLDVRILGIAPVRYDKDENGTINGTWTMFWLYFPTDCRYVFNNYFVYNEDNGARWMSFDDYFMKRRFSSFIYKEDNVYDRNIDKYRVGVDALMESQKITEKIRIIEHDVWEY, from the coding sequence ATGAAGAAGATATTGTTTTATAGTATTTTGATTTTAGCGTTAAATGTGAACGCACAAGAAATCAATGGTGGACCAATAAATAGTCGTACAGAAACTGGCGTTATTAATGGAGTTTACCTAAAGGCTAATATCCCAACAAAACGATTAATCCCGTATCAATCAGTTCGTGAAGCTGATGTTATCTGGAGTAAACGTATTTGGAGAGCAATTGACCTTCGTGAGAAAATAAATAGACCTCTATACTATCCATTAGATGAATTTTCTAACCCAGACCCTATTACAGGAGAAGTAGATTGGGTAAGAAATGAAAACAGATGGAGTTTGTGGACTATTATGCGTCAACATATCTTAGCTGGAGATTTAACAGTTTATTCAGATTATAATCCTGTAAGAACTTCCGTTAGAGATGGTGACCAATTTAAATATCCAATTTTACCAGAACCAGGCAAAAATTATAAAACAGACTCTATTTATAGATACAACCTTTTATTCTATTTAGCGAAGTTAGGACCAATTCCTATAGATGCGTTGCAAGATCAATACGGTGAAGACTCTTTAGATGTAAATGGCGTACCTGTGTACCCTCCAAGAGATACTCTCTGGTTTACTTCTTCTGATATCGTACAATATCGTTTAAAAGAAGATTGGTTCTTTGATAAACAACGCTCTGTATTAGATGTTAGAATCTTAGGTATTGCTCCTGTTAGATATGATAAAGACGAGAATGGAACTATAAATGGAACATGGACTATGTTTTGGTTATACTTCCCAACAGATTGTCGTTATGTATTTAACAACTACTTCGTGTACAATGAAGATAACGGTGCAAGATGGATGAGTTTCGATGACTATTTCATGAAACGAAGATTCAGCTCCTTTATTTATAAAGAAGATAATGTCTATGACCGAAATATCGATAAATACAGAGTGGGAGTAGATGCCTTAATGGAATCACAAAAGATTACAGAAAAGATTAGAATTATCGAACACGATGTTTGGGAATACTAA
- the gldL gene encoding gliding motility protein GldL, translated as MKPGSKAWKKFMAKLYGLGASVVIIGALFKIQHYPGAGLMLMIGLGTEAIIFAFSAFEPIHEEPNWELVYPELALSNDENFDPSELSGSKGRGGRGTGISGELDKMLEEAKIDSALIERLGDGMRTLGENAAQLKGVTTAAAATDSYVNSLQAASDKVAQLSESYERASVAISGMTSSQEEGQSFGEQMQKVSKNLAALNNVYELQLKGSSAHLEATEKFQGQVTNMMENLAASVEDTRLYKENMSMLSKNLTDLNNVYGNMLKAMRSNG; from the coding sequence ATGAAGCCAGGAAGTAAAGCATGGAAAAAGTTTATGGCCAAATTGTATGGTCTAGGAGCATCTGTAGTAATTATCGGAGCATTATTTAAAATACAACACTATCCAGGTGCGGGATTAATGCTTATGATAGGACTCGGTACAGAGGCTATTATCTTCGCATTCTCTGCGTTTGAACCAATTCACGAAGAACCAAATTGGGAATTAGTTTATCCAGAATTAGCATTAAGCAATGATGAAAATTTTGATCCATCAGAATTATCAGGTTCTAAAGGAAGAGGTGGAAGAGGAACTGGAATTTCTGGAGAATTAGATAAAATGCTTGAAGAAGCAAAAATTGACAGCGCTTTAATCGAAAGATTAGGTGATGGTATGAGAACATTAGGAGAAAATGCAGCTCAATTAAAAGGAGTAACAACTGCTGCTGCTGCAACTGATTCTTATGTTAATAGTTTACAAGCAGCTTCTGATAAAGTTGCTCAATTATCTGAGTCATACGAAAGAGCTTCTGTAGCTATATCAGGAATGACATCTTCTCAAGAAGAAGGTCAATCATTCGGAGAGCAAATGCAAAAGGTTTCTAAAAATCTTGCAGCATTAAACAATGTATATGAATTACAACTAAAAGGTTCTTCTGCTCATTTGGAAGCTACTGAAAAATTCCAAGGTCAAGTTACTAACATGATGGAGAATTTAGCAGCATCTGTTGAGGATACTAGATTATATAAAGAAAACATGTCAATGTTATCTAAGAACTTAACAGATTTAAACAATGTCTATGGCAACATGTTAAAAGCCATGAGAAGTAATGGGTAA
- a CDS encoding formylglycine-generating enzyme family protein produces MKKVFVVVFITLMLASCSTRTGHLTGVLGRRTYYPEVPLGMVYIPAGSYTMGQNDQDVPFMHQTISKTVSISAFYMDQTEITNNEYRQFVYWVRDSIARRTIYLNVEEDEIADRFINYQDKYYDEGIMEWTDYESSDRFENIEKFNLNWDRSFSYNDPELVPLLSEMYYPPVQRFYKRKEIDTRKLNFKYYWIDLVEAARRGKIYIKQDGYDNQGRKLDQDHRALRSPEHPFTKEPQGQDLDMGQPNKLGQNNAIRGHENRQRFIIDETVNVYPDTLCWVRDFTYSFNDPMTNMYFWHPAYDNYPVVGITWVQAKAFNVWRTQLLNNWLISRGEIFVHDFRLPTEAEWERASRGDLELSQYPWGGPYIRNASGCFLGNFKPLRGRYFEDGGFYTVKVFSYNPNGWGLYCMAGNVAEWCETAYDESNYEFTHDLNPEYRYNAMDWDPPSMKRKVIRGGSWKDIGFYLQNSSRTYEYQDSSKSYVGTRSVAEHLGRGGRNFSKEGGEELKQDLQLR; encoded by the coding sequence ATGAAAAAAGTATTTGTTGTTGTATTTATCACATTAATGTTAGCTTCTTGTAGCACAAGAACAGGACATTTAACAGGTGTTTTAGGAAGAAGGACATATTATCCTGAGGTTCCACTAGGTATGGTTTATATCCCTGCTGGTTCATATACCATGGGACAAAATGACCAAGATGTACCTTTTATGCACCAAACTATTTCAAAAACAGTTTCTATTTCTGCATTCTACATGGATCAGACAGAGATTACGAACAATGAATATAGACAATTTGTATATTGGGTAAGAGACTCCATTGCAAGAAGAACTATCTATCTAAACGTGGAAGAAGATGAGATAGCTGATAGATTCATTAACTATCAGGATAAATACTATGATGAAGGAATCATGGAGTGGACTGATTACGAATCAAGCGATCGTTTTGAAAACATTGAGAAATTCAATTTAAATTGGGATAGATCTTTTTCATATAATGACCCAGAATTGGTTCCGCTATTATCAGAAATGTATTACCCACCTGTACAACGTTTCTATAAGAGAAAAGAAATAGACACTCGTAAATTGAATTTCAAATATTATTGGATTGATTTAGTTGAAGCAGCTAGAAGAGGTAAAATCTATATTAAGCAGGATGGATATGATAATCAAGGTCGTAAATTAGACCAGGATCATAGAGCTTTGCGTTCTCCTGAACACCCATTCACAAAAGAGCCTCAAGGGCAAGACTTAGATATGGGTCAACCAAACAAATTAGGGCAAAACAATGCTATTAGAGGACATGAAAATAGACAGCGTTTCATCATTGACGAAACTGTAAATGTTTATCCTGATACATTATGTTGGGTTCGTGATTTCACTTATTCATTCAACGATCCAATGACTAACATGTACTTTTGGCACCCTGCCTATGATAATTATCCTGTAGTTGGAATAACATGGGTACAGGCAAAAGCATTTAATGTATGGAGAACACAATTGTTGAATAACTGGTTAATTAGCCGAGGAGAAATTTTTGTACATGATTTCCGTTTACCAACAGAGGCAGAATGGGAAAGAGCATCTAGAGGTGACCTTGAATTATCTCAATATCCTTGGGGAGGTCCATATATTCGAAATGCATCAGGATGTTTCTTAGGTAACTTTAAACCACTACGTGGAAGATACTTTGAAGATGGTGGTTTCTATACTGTAAAAGTGTTCTCATACAACCCGAATGGTTGGGGTCTATACTGTATGGCAGGAAACGTAGCTGAATGGTGTGAAACAGCTTATGATGAATCTAACTATGAATTCACTCATGATTTAAATCCAGAATACAGATACAATGCAATGGACTGGGATCCACCATCAATGAAAAGAAAGGTTATCCGTGGTGGTTCATGGAAAGATATAGGATTCTATTTACAGAATTCATCTAGAACATACGAATACCAAGACTCTTCAAAGTCTTATGTAGGAACTAGATCTGTAGCAGAACATCTTGGACGAGGAGGAAGAAACTTCAGTAAAGAAGGAGGTGAGGAATTGAAACAAGATCTTCAGTTAAGATAA
- a CDS encoding PorP/SprF family type IX secretion system membrane protein has product MKIKLLTLLFAISISYAFSQQDKLLTHFIFDKTSINPGATGVDLNHQICGTLIYRDQWDKFVGAPNSTLVNVEADLARYFPSALGLSYYYDEIGFTKQNNFTLNYAFHLPLGNGKLGIGAALGLVNYSIDPTWITPDQNPNDASLPNKSSAISFDANFGVYYASLKGWYVGLSTTHIPAMEMKNLNFSTARHLYLMGGYRYNMGIGSHELGLEANVLARSDIKLFSSDINIRAIWDNFLYLGVTYRTFDAVALMVGGSYYGFTLGYSYDISLNRISNISKGSHEIMLKYCHALPPLLITKSRNPRYL; this is encoded by the coding sequence ATGAAAATTAAATTACTCACTCTACTATTCGCTATAAGCATTTCATATGCTTTTAGTCAGCAAGATAAGTTGTTGACTCATTTTATTTTTGATAAAACGAGTATCAACCCTGGTGCAACAGGTGTTGATTTAAACCATCAGATTTGCGGTACTTTAATTTATAGAGATCAATGGGATAAATTTGTAGGAGCGCCAAACTCCACATTAGTTAATGTTGAAGCCGACTTAGCAAGGTATTTTCCAAGTGCACTAGGTTTATCATATTATTATGATGAAATCGGTTTTACAAAACAAAATAATTTCACTTTAAACTATGCTTTTCACTTACCACTTGGTAATGGGAAATTAGGAATCGGTGCTGCATTAGGATTAGTAAATTACAGTATTGACCCTACATGGATTACACCAGATCAAAATCCGAATGACGCTTCTTTACCTAACAAGAGTTCTGCAATAAGCTTTGACGCTAACTTTGGAGTCTATTATGCTTCATTAAAAGGATGGTATGTAGGATTATCAACAACACACATCCCTGCTATGGAAATGAAAAACCTAAACTTTAGCACAGCTCGCCACTTATATTTAATGGGGGGATATCGTTACAATATGGGAATTGGCTCTCATGAATTAGGATTAGAAGCTAACGTATTAGCTAGATCAGATATTAAATTATTCAGCTCAGATATCAACATTAGAGCAATTTGGGATAACTTCTTATATTTAGGAGTGACATACAGAACATTTGATGCTGTAGCCTTAATGGTAGGCGGTAGCTATTATGGATTTACACTAGGTTACTCTTATGATATCTCATTGAATAGAATATCTAATATCTCTAAAGGTTCGCATGAAATAATGCTGAAGTACTGTCATGCATTACCTCCATTATTGATTACGAAATCAAGAAACCCAAGATATTTATAA
- a CDS encoding formimidoylglutamase, which translates to MKDISIYFQEVTSNNIYSEESLGNYIQKFQNGDFPKIQKNSIAILDIPEYRNAIPYPNKNDTHLFREKLYNLYIGNNWKHALYDLGTILPGAHIKDSFHALQSVCEELIKNNVIPIIIGGSQDLTKGIYDAYPSLEQLVNITTIDNRLDLGNLEDNLKEDGWLTHILSDSPCYLFNYTNIGAQTHYIPNSVLNLFNELYFDICRLGEVNNDIEIAEPYLRNTDVLSIDLKSIRASDIQNPFYTSPNGIFADQICRLARYAGISDKLSSIGIFNYYSNNNQTTDELVAQIIWYFNEGYSFRKGDFPIGSKKNYIKFKVFLEELDEEIIFYKSEKSARWWMEVPYPGTNPSKFLRHQLIPCSYQTYQNTMKGEIPDLWWKTYQKFT; encoded by the coding sequence ATGAAAGATATTTCTATTTATTTTCAAGAAGTTACATCCAATAATATATACTCAGAAGAGTCTTTAGGAAATTATATTCAAAAATTTCAGAATGGTGACTTTCCTAAAATACAGAAAAACAGTATAGCCATCTTAGACATACCTGAATATAGAAATGCCATTCCATACCCAAACAAAAATGACACACATCTTTTCCGAGAAAAATTATACAACCTTTATATTGGAAACAATTGGAAGCATGCCTTATATGATTTAGGAACTATTTTACCTGGCGCTCATATAAAAGATAGTTTTCACGCACTACAATCTGTATGCGAAGAACTTATAAAGAATAATGTTATTCCAATTATTATTGGAGGCTCACAAGATTTAACTAAAGGAATTTATGACGCATACCCCTCATTAGAACAGCTCGTTAACATCACAACTATTGATAATCGCCTTGACCTTGGTAATCTAGAAGATAATCTAAAAGAAGACGGATGGCTCACTCACATCCTATCTGACAGCCCTTGTTACTTATTTAATTATACAAACATAGGCGCACAAACACATTATATCCCTAATTCAGTTTTAAATTTATTTAATGAGTTGTATTTTGATATATGCCGTTTAGGCGAAGTCAACAACGACATAGAAATTGCAGAGCCCTATTTAAGGAACACAGATGTTCTGAGTATAGACTTAAAATCCATAAGGGCAAGTGATATTCAAAACCCTTTTTACACATCCCCAAACGGAATTTTCGCCGATCAAATATGTCGTTTAGCCAGATATGCTGGCATTAGCGACAAACTATCAAGCATAGGTATCTTCAACTACTATAGCAACAACAATCAAACAACTGATGAGCTTGTCGCACAGATAATATGGTACTTTAATGAAGGCTATTCTTTTCGTAAAGGTGATTTTCCAATTGGCTCCAAAAAGAACTACATAAAATTCAAAGTATTTTTAGAAGAGTTAGATGAAGAGATAATCTTTTATAAAAGTGAAAAGAGTGCCAGATGGTGGATGGAAGTCCCTTATCCAGGTACAAACCCTTCTAAATTTTTAAGACATCAGCTCATTCCTTGCAGTTATCAAACGTATCAGAATACAATGAAAGGAGAAATTCCAGATTTATGGTGGAAAACATATCAGAAATTTACATAA
- the topA gene encoding type I DNA topoisomerase yields the protein MAKNLVIVESPAKAKTIEGYLGKDFHVMSSYGHVRDLAKKGVSIDIEDDFKPKYEISSDKKNIVSELKKQVKEAETVWLATDEDREGEAISWHLYETLGLKNKDTKRITFNEITKTAVTRAIQEPREINQKLVNAQQARRVLDRLVGFELSPVLWKKVKPSLSAGRVQSVAVRLIVEREREILNFKTENYFRVIGNFQINKDNFHAVLSRNLNTNSETEKFLEQCKGASFTVEDVTKKPSTKNPSAPFTTSTLQQEASLKLGFSVSRTMSVAQSLYESGLISYMRTDSVNLSEFAINSAKEAIIKNYGSEYSHPKKYETKSSGAQEAHEAIRPTDFNVSSINKGNDENRLYELIWKRAIASQMSPAKLEKTTVKISSNSVKEHFVAKGEVINFDGFLKVYMVTNLEEEDEEDEGILPAMKSGDNLTTHAIIARERFTMAPPRYVEASLVKKLEELGIGRPSTYAPTISTIQQRGYVEKKEREGNERHYAVYTLSNQSIKKEDHTEITGREKNKLSPTDIGSVVTDFLVEHFGDILDYHFTAEVEQEFDEIANGMLEWTQMIRKFYNPFHSNVEETLEHSERASGERQLGTDPTSGEKVIVRIGRYGPMVQIGESEGEKTPKFASLLPNQSIETITLEDALSLFKLPREVGEFEEKVIKANIGRFGPYLQHNSKFFSLKEDDPMQINLERAIEIIQQKRIADEKSVLKTFTEDPTMQLLDGRWGPYLKIGKNNFKLPKGADVDALTYEECVEISQNQSYASKKKKR from the coding sequence ATGGCAAAAAATTTAGTTATCGTCGAATCACCTGCTAAAGCAAAAACCATTGAAGGATACTTAGGAAAAGATTTTCATGTAATGTCTAGCTATGGGCATGTGCGTGATTTAGCTAAGAAAGGTGTTTCTATAGATATAGAAGATGATTTTAAGCCAAAATATGAAATTAGTTCCGACAAAAAAAATATCGTTTCAGAATTAAAAAAACAAGTAAAGGAAGCTGAAACTGTATGGCTTGCAACTGATGAGGACCGTGAAGGAGAGGCTATTTCTTGGCATTTATACGAAACCTTGGGACTAAAAAACAAAGACACAAAAAGAATTACTTTTAATGAGATTACCAAAACTGCCGTAACAAGAGCCATACAAGAACCACGTGAAATCAATCAAAAACTTGTAAATGCACAACAAGCTAGAAGAGTTTTAGATCGATTAGTTGGCTTTGAACTTTCACCCGTTTTATGGAAGAAAGTAAAACCTAGCTTGTCTGCAGGACGTGTTCAATCTGTGGCTGTACGCCTTATTGTTGAAAGGGAACGTGAAATATTAAATTTCAAAACTGAAAATTATTTTAGAGTAATTGGCAACTTCCAAATAAATAAAGACAACTTCCACGCTGTTTTATCACGAAATTTAAATACAAATTCTGAAACAGAGAAGTTTTTGGAGCAATGTAAAGGAGCTTCTTTTACAGTAGAAGATGTTACCAAAAAGCCTAGTACAAAGAACCCAAGCGCTCCTTTTACTACTTCTACATTGCAACAAGAAGCTAGCTTAAAACTAGGATTCAGTGTATCTCGAACTATGAGTGTTGCACAAAGCCTATACGAATCTGGACTCATCTCTTACATGAGAACTGACAGCGTGAACTTATCTGAATTTGCTATTAATAGCGCAAAAGAAGCTATTATAAAAAATTATGGAAGTGAATACAGTCATCCTAAGAAATATGAAACAAAAAGTTCTGGCGCTCAAGAAGCACACGAAGCAATTCGACCAACAGATTTTAATGTTTCGTCCATTAATAAAGGAAATGACGAGAATCGCTTATATGAATTGATATGGAAGCGTGCTATAGCTTCACAAATGAGTCCAGCTAAACTTGAAAAAACAACTGTCAAAATCAGTTCTAATAGTGTAAAAGAGCATTTTGTAGCTAAAGGTGAAGTAATCAATTTTGATGGATTCCTAAAAGTTTATATGGTTACTAACCTAGAGGAGGAAGATGAAGAGGATGAAGGTATTCTTCCTGCAATGAAATCAGGAGATAACCTGACGACTCATGCTATTATTGCTAGAGAGCGTTTTACAATGGCTCCGCCTCGCTACGTAGAAGCATCTTTAGTAAAGAAGCTTGAAGAACTAGGCATAGGCAGACCTTCAACCTATGCTCCTACCATCTCAACCATACAGCAACGTGGATATGTTGAGAAAAAAGAACGTGAAGGAAATGAACGTCACTATGCCGTTTATACATTATCCAATCAATCCATAAAGAAAGAAGATCATACTGAAATTACTGGAAGAGAAAAAAATAAATTATCTCCAACAGATATCGGAAGTGTAGTGACTGATTTCTTAGTGGAGCACTTTGGTGATATTCTAGACTATCATTTTACTGCAGAAGTTGAACAAGAGTTTGACGAAATAGCCAATGGAATGTTAGAATGGACTCAAATGATACGTAAATTCTATAATCCTTTCCATTCCAATGTAGAAGAAACTTTAGAGCACTCTGAAAGAGCCTCTGGAGAACGACAACTTGGAACTGACCCAACTTCTGGCGAAAAAGTAATAGTAAGGATTGGAAGATATGGCCCCATGGTTCAAATAGGAGAGTCAGAAGGAGAAAAAACGCCCAAATTTGCTAGCCTCCTTCCTAATCAATCAATTGAAACAATCACACTAGAAGATGCCTTAAGTCTATTCAAATTACCGAGAGAGGTTGGTGAATTTGAAGAGAAAGTTATCAAAGCCAATATTGGTCGATTTGGTCCTTATCTTCAGCATAATAGCAAATTCTTCTCGTTGAAAGAAGATGATCCAATGCAGATAAATCTTGAGCGTGCTATCGAAATTATTCAACAAAAAAGGATTGCAGACGAAAAAAGTGTACTCAAAACATTTACAGAAGACCCAACCATGCAATTGCTAGATGGACGTTGGGGACCATACCTGAAAATTGGAAAAAATAATTTCAAACTCCCAAAAGGAGCCGACGTGGATGCCTTGACCTACGAAGAATGTGTTGAAATCTCCCAAAATCAAAGTTACGCTTCAAAAAAGAAAAAGAGATAA
- the miaB gene encoding tRNA (N6-isopentenyl adenosine(37)-C2)-methylthiotransferase MiaB has product MGIKIKNHDEARQGEALVLEGVKGDKKLYLESYGCAMNFADSEVVASVLAGVGFSTTENAEEADVVFINTCAIRDNAEQRVRNRLAQFNVIKKHKPGLVIGILGCMAERIKAILLEEEKLVDIVAGPDSYRSLPQLIAEVEGGQKAVNVLLSRDETYADINPVRLDKNGVTAFVSITRGCDNMCSFCVVPFTRGRERSRDPQTIVNECQDLFDNGYREVTLLGQNVNSYRWNMNSKGEIKEAHLPTVNFAELLEMVAKVNPLLRVRFSTPHPKDMTDDVLYIIAKYENICNYIHFPVQSGSSSMLERMNRRYSREWYLERVNKIREIIPNCGLSTDIIAGFCDETEEEHQETISLMNEVIFDSSYMYKYSERPKTLAERKFEDNIPDEVKQKRLEEIIELQNVHSLQVKQALIGNVERVLVESISKRNENQLMGRTDRNHKVIFDAEGVNVGDYVMVQLTDCSQATFQGILIK; this is encoded by the coding sequence ATGGGCATCAAAATAAAAAATCATGATGAAGCTAGACAGGGGGAGGCTCTTGTCTTAGAAGGAGTGAAAGGAGATAAGAAATTATATTTAGAGAGTTATGGGTGTGCTATGAATTTTGCTGACAGTGAAGTAGTAGCATCAGTATTAGCAGGTGTTGGATTTTCTACAACTGAAAATGCAGAAGAGGCCGATGTTGTATTTATCAATACATGTGCAATTAGAGATAATGCTGAACAGCGTGTAAGAAATAGATTAGCGCAATTTAACGTAATTAAAAAGCATAAACCAGGCTTGGTGATTGGTATTCTTGGTTGCATGGCTGAACGAATTAAAGCAATCTTATTGGAGGAAGAAAAGCTAGTTGATATCGTTGCTGGACCTGATTCATATAGGAGTTTGCCTCAGTTAATCGCAGAAGTTGAGGGAGGACAAAAAGCTGTAAACGTGTTACTTTCTAGAGATGAAACGTATGCAGATATCAATCCAGTGAGATTAGATAAAAATGGTGTTACTGCCTTTGTGAGTATTACTAGGGGATGTGATAACATGTGTTCTTTTTGTGTAGTTCCCTTTACCAGAGGGCGGGAAAGGAGTAGAGACCCACAGACCATCGTTAATGAATGTCAAGATTTATTTGACAATGGCTACCGTGAAGTTACGCTTTTGGGGCAAAATGTAAATTCCTATAGATGGAATATGAATAGCAAAGGGGAGATAAAAGAAGCGCACCTTCCAACGGTTAATTTTGCTGAATTATTAGAAATGGTTGCTAAAGTAAATCCATTGTTACGAGTGAGATTTTCTACACCACATCCAAAGGATATGACAGATGATGTATTGTATATAATAGCCAAATATGAAAATATTTGTAATTACATACATTTTCCCGTACAATCTGGAAGTAGCTCGATGCTTGAAAGGATGAATCGAAGATATTCGAGAGAATGGTATTTAGAAAGAGTGAATAAAATAAGGGAGATAATACCGAATTGTGGTTTGTCAACGGATATTATAGCTGGTTTTTGTGACGAAACGGAGGAGGAGCATCAGGAAACAATCTCTTTAATGAATGAGGTTATTTTTGATTCTTCTTATATGTACAAATATTCTGAAAGACCAAAAACATTGGCAGAACGTAAGTTTGAAGACAATATTCCTGACGAGGTAAAGCAAAAACGTTTGGAAGAGATTATTGAACTACAGAATGTACATAGTTTACAAGTAAAACAAGCACTTATAGGGAATGTTGAAAGAGTACTTGTAGAATCTATTTCTAAACGAAATGAAAATCAATTAATGGGAAGAACAGATAGAAATCATAAAGTAATTTTTGATGCTGAGGGAGTAAACGTAGGGGATTATGTAATGGTTCAATTAACAGATTGTAGTCAAGCTACATTTCAAGGGATATTGATAAAATAA
- a CDS encoding sigma-54 dependent transcriptional regulator — protein sequence MDIQQVKQRFGIIGNSMGLNRALEVAIQVAPTDISVLVTGESGTGKEIIPQVIHQLSKRKHGNYIAVNCGAIPEGTIDSELFGHEKGAFTGASGSRKGYFEEADGGTIFLDEVAELPHQTQVRLLRVLETGEFIRVGSSKVIKTNVRVVAATNENMARAIQSGKFREDLLYRLSTVPIKLPALKERKGDIHLLFRKFASDFAEKYRMPAIKLTDEAVEMLEKYPWPGNIRQLKNVVEQISIIEKEREITEDKLNTYLPLDIAANFPTVLKDRQEGNDSFSDRELIYKFLFDMKRDMNELKKLIVEILNGNKDVHLTGVQKDILGSVYSDITGEHPNVLSLASIPTASSGRDFVKNDEVTILDDDYHADIEVEESLSIGEKEKELIQKALERHRGRRKDAAKELGISERTLYRKIKEYDLK from the coding sequence ATGGATATTCAGCAAGTAAAGCAACGTTTTGGGATAATAGGGAATTCTATGGGTCTAAATAGGGCCTTAGAAGTGGCTATACAAGTTGCGCCTACTGATATTTCAGTTTTAGTAACTGGAGAGTCTGGAACGGGAAAAGAAATTATTCCACAAGTTATTCATCAGTTAAGTAAGCGAAAGCATGGGAATTATATTGCAGTAAATTGCGGTGCAATTCCTGAAGGAACCATAGATTCAGAATTATTTGGTCATGAAAAGGGAGCTTTTACTGGAGCAAGTGGCAGTAGAAAGGGCTACTTTGAAGAGGCAGATGGAGGAACAATCTTCCTAGATGAAGTTGCAGAATTACCACATCAAACACAAGTGCGTTTGTTGAGGGTGTTAGAAACAGGCGAATTTATAAGAGTAGGTTCTTCTAAAGTCATCAAAACGAATGTACGTGTTGTAGCCGCTACAAATGAAAACATGGCTAGAGCTATTCAAAGTGGAAAATTTAGAGAAGATCTTTTATACCGTTTGAGCACAGTTCCAATTAAATTGCCAGCTTTAAAAGAAAGAAAGGGGGATATTCATTTATTGTTTAGAAAATTTGCATCTGACTTTGCAGAAAAATATAGAATGCCCGCCATTAAATTGACAGATGAAGCTGTTGAAATGCTAGAAAAATACCCATGGCCTGGAAATATTCGACAGTTAAAAAATGTAGTAGAACAAATTTCCATCATTGAAAAAGAGAGAGAGATTACGGAAGATAAACTGAACACATATTTACCATTGGATATAGCTGCTAATTTTCCAACAGTTCTAAAAGATAGACAAGAAGGAAATGATTCATTTTCTGATAGAGAACTTATTTATAAGTTTTTATTTGATATGAAGCGTGATATGAATGAGCTGAAAAAATTAATCGTCGAAATACTTAATGGAAATAAAGATGTGCACCTAACAGGTGTGCAAAAAGATATTTTAGGTAGTGTTTATTCAGATATCACAGGAGAACATCCAAATGTGTTGAGCCTCGCTTCAATTCCTACAGCCTCTTCAGGGAGAGATTTTGTAAAGAATGATGAGGTCACTATACTTGATGATGATTATCATGCGGATATAGAAGTGGAGGAATCGTTGTCGATTGGGGAGAAGGAAAAAGAGCTTATTCAAAAAGCATTAGAGCGCCATAGAGGGAGAAGAAAAGATGCTGCTAAAGAATTAGGAATTTCTGAACGCACTTTATATAGAAAGATTAAAGAATACGATTTAAAATAA